A segment of the Gallus gallus isolate bGalGal1 chromosome 17, bGalGal1.mat.broiler.GRCg7b, whole genome shotgun sequence genome:
gcagagagctgcagtgcatTGGTGGGGTTGGCTGCTGAAGGACTACTGTTTGCTTCGTAGTGTCATTAAATGATGGCTTATCAGAGCTGGAGATGAAATAACACTACTTGCCATGAACCAACAGAAACGCAGCTGCTCTGGGTTTGTATGCTCACTGAGCTGCCGGACAGGATGGATGGAGTTGTCCATCTCACCATGGCTTGGTGCTGCTGTTGTCAGCTGTTACTTATCCTCCCACGAATGCCGGATGAGAGCCTTCATCACTGCCCAGGAATAGCTTTTAGGCCCTTTTCTATTTAGATTGTTGTAGCTGTGGGATTCCTAGCTttgccagggctgtgggcacctGTTCCCAGCCGGGCCCATTTTGGCCTGTTCCCAGATGTCCTGTTCCTAAATGTCTGGTTCATAGCTTGCTGTTTGAGTTTGACTAACCTGGTTGTCAAGCAGTCATTCGCCTGTTCTTCCCCACCTTAATTTGCACCCAGTGATCAGTGTTTTCCCCAGAGACGTGTGAGGGGCAGTGCTGTACCAGCAGTGATGCCATCTGGCTTTGCCCCTTGCTCACTTTTTGACAAATCCTCTGCAGGAAATCCAGAGCGTGAGCTTAGAGTAGGGTGAGATACTGTCAGCCCTCATTAGAGAAAGGATCGTGATGATAGGGCAGTTCTTCAGACTGGATCTAGCAGGACGTAGGGCTGGGATGACTTTTGGTTGTGGGTTGGTGCAGTCACCTGTTTGCTCTGGGGAGGACATAGATTCACTTCCATGTGTCCCTACATGACTTTGTTCACGTCTGTTTCTCACAGGCCTATTGCAAGGTGATGTGTCCACGTGTGTCTCCTTCGTTTTGCACGTAGGCTGTAATTCCTGTGGTGTGTTTTGTGACAGGCATACTTTGACAGTGATGTTGCCACTCGTAATGCTGACCAGCTTGCTGCCGATGTCCCCGTGCTATCTAACAGCAACAGCCTGCCTAGCTGTGCTTCTGTCCTGCCTGCTCCTGGGAGCACGCAGCTGACACAGGTTTGTGAGTCATCATCAATATCTCCACACTGGTTAGCCATCTTTTTCTGAGGAGGACAATCCCCAGAACTAACTCACGTTGTCTCCTCTTAAATATACTACGTTCTCCACTCTCCATCTAATCATCATCCGTCTGTGAGAGGGGAGAGTACCAGCATGCACACATGCTGCTTCCAAGGCTGCGACtctcttccccttctctcctATTTAATTAGCAGAAAGCACTCTTAATAATACAGAAGGTCTCCGGCTGGCTGGAGCAATCTGCATTTCCTTTCACTGCTTAAAGATTCTGTTGAAGTTTttccagcaaagcacagctgatTATTCTGATAAATGGTAACAGCAAATACAAAGCCAGTAACACTTAAGCCCCTTAATCCCAAGAAACGTAGGCACTCAATGCTCAGAAATTATGGGCAAGCTGGGAAATGAGCTGGTTTTCTTAGGTTGATCATTCTTTGGGAAGCAGTAATTAGAGGTGCTGTGGAACCCGAGCCCAGATGTAGTCAGGCCTTAGGGACACATTCACAAACACGATTCCCAGCTTTTCTTACAGGCCTGTCAACCTTTGTTTCAATCCACAGATTCATGAAGCTGAGGATCGTAAAAACACTTTGGATGAGAACAGGTGAGCGTTTGTGTTTGCAGCAGGATGCCAAAGTGTCCAACAAACACACGGTTTAGTACTCCCTGCTGCTTTACTGATCGGGGCAGTTCGCTAGGAGGAATGTTCACCGTGAGGTCTGTCTTTGTTCCCAGGTCTCTGTCATCAACAGAAAGCCTCCGCCAGCTGTCTGAACAACTCAATGGCCTGGTTGCTCAGGTACAGCCTCATTTTGGTCCATCTGTCCTAATGATTTTTTGGGGTCTGATGCGAATCTTTAAGCAGCCTGCTTAAGAAAACACTCTTCAGTGTCAGAGATGTCTGCAGTCATCCTACTAAACAATGAGATAGTGAAGCACTGAGAAGCTAAACTTCCAGTTTTAGGAATGTTAAAATTTCAGCAGTAGGAAGAAGAGCAGAGTGGGTGAATGAACAGCATGTATTCATGGAAACATGTAGCCTTGATTTAGTGGCAAAGAATCTGAAGTCGATCTGCATAATTCATTTCAGCTTGCCACAGGGGCAGTCTGCATCTATCCTTAGCCAggaaagtgttttctttctgtggctgTCTCTGGTACTTAGAAGTGAAGTGTGCTATAAGAAGTATTATGATAGTTCTACTTGATAGCGATTTATTGCCTGAGGGAATAAAACTGACTGACTTGACTATTTTTCTTCTAGTCTACGTCATATGTGAATGGGGAAAGTGGTGTTTCTTCCACTAATATTAAGGAAATGGAAGTAAGTTGCCATGAGCCTATGATTTGCTTATTTTCTAGTCTAAGTCAATTGTTGGGACTGTGCTAATGAGACCTAACTGAACACACAGTTCACATACGTTGTTGTCcagtgctgccttctgctgtgctcgggtagctgtgctcagcaggagTGGGTATTTCCAAGATATTCTGAGGTATTtctgggggggctttgggatCATTTGGCCTCAGTGCAACTCTTAGTTTTGATTCACTTTTATGGCAAAAAATGCCTTAGCAGAAAGCACAAGTAAGTTAATGTAAGTTAATGTCCCAGCTACTCTTGTCGGATCTGTAGATTGATTTGGGGAATCTGATTTTATCAAACTGTGATgatgatttgtttttctgtcctttttaattaatgcttttttcctcccctcctccttttctgccccttccttcttctcctgcCTGCATGTGCCCATCAGACACGTTACCAGGAGCTGGCAGTAGCCCTAGATTCCAGCAATCTAACTAACAAACAGCTCATTACAAAGATAGAGGAATTGGTAAGAAACAATCCAACCAACCAGTTTGATattgtctctgctgctcctccatgctCTCTGGGTGTCTGCAAGGCTATGGGTTCTCTTATAGCACCACAAGGAAGGCTGCTTTCATGACACTTTGAGTGGAACAAAACGGGCTGTACGGGAGACCTGTTAGGAAGATCAAAGTCTCAGGCCACTTATGGTTGCATCAGCTCATCTGAGAACaagaagcacagctctgctgtttcttcttaaaTTTACTGTTGCTctcactgtgttttctgtggATGATAAACATCCTGATCAAACAACTATTTCTGGGCCTGGTCTGAATCCCTGAAATACAGAACTCTCgtgctggcagcagtgtgaAAACCTATTGCTGCAGGTGGTGATGCTGTTCTAAATATATTAGCAGAGTGGGAGCAGTAGGTCTAAGAGAGAGCCTGGGGCTGCTTTCTGATCGTATCCTCAGCTTCTCTTGGCACTATGAATGAACTGCTTTGTCCTGTGGCTTGCATGGATTCCcgctgctgcttttcagccttCAGCTTTAACACTGCAAGAAACGTAGCTAAGTGGACTTGTTTCGGTCTGAAAAGAGCCTTTCTTGGTTTGAAATACTTTTCCCCATTTTGTTCCTCTCACAccactctttttttccaaagtccACCATTTCCCAGTGCACCCCACAAACCCCTCCTGtgttatttttggttttgagtCCTTTTggtttcattctgtttctggtttgtctttcagctgggctgcaggggtAGCTGGTAGTGAGGGCAGTGCCTGCCCAGGACTCCTCGTTTGCCTGCTTTCTGACAGGCACATGAAATGCTGTCTGGAATTACACAGGGCCTTTGCTGCATTTGcagtcttgttttctttgttctggtTGTGTTCTGTGCTGGCCTTGTTAGACTCAAAACCTCAAATTCATCAGCTTCCCAGCTGCAGTCGTGTTTCAAAGTGAGCTTGAAACTGAAGTAGTCAAAATGGGCTGATGTCTGTCCTTTGGAAAGGGGAAATACACCATGCATGTAGCTTAGATGTGGGGCATCTGTGTGAAACTGCCACGAGGACAACAGTAGTGAGTAGCAAATGCTCCACAGCACCCACATCTTCACACAGTTTGTGTGGCAGCCCAGTGGGCAGCTGACAGTTCTGATGTCTTTCTCCCCATGTCTAAAGATGCACTGTGTACAGTCAATACTTCCAAAGACTTCACCCACAAGACCAAAACTGACCAGGACAGGATGGTGCCCTTTCTCTGCATACCAGCTCTTTTTCATACCAGCTTTTGCAGGAGCCTGCCAGCATTAGTGAACTTCTGCATGATTTAAAGGCCAGTTGCCACATGGGATAAAAGTTGAAGGGCTCAGctgaagcacagtgctgtgctgtggctttGGGTTTTTTAGATGCATTTTTGGTCATTCCCCTGCTGCATCAGGGTTATCATTCATGTCAGAGATGTGGGGTGAAAGCGTAACTGAAGTTGTTGGATGCTCAGATACATACAGGGGTTTTGTAGTGGTGTTTGTGAATAACTGCAGTAGGAATAACTGAAGGAAGCCCCAAATCTATTATTTTAATAGATAGTCTTCTTGGTCTTCTACATAAAAAGATAACGGGAACTGTTTGCATTAATTGGGCGTGAATCCTACTTCAGTGAAGTGAAAATATGCTTCAGCAGTATGAGAATATCTCCTGCTAACACTGATGcatccattttcttctgtagaagCAGCAGAACCAAGAAGCAGTGAATCAGCTGGAGAAGGTAAAGTGTGTCCTATTTTTGGATAGAGATAGAAATAGATTTGTtcttctgaagaagagaaagcacagcGGCCTGTGGCACCAGCCTATGTGATCTTGTCTTATAGAGCTGTAGGATcacttaggttggaaaagactgttAAAATCATCAAGTCAGTCCTACCATCTGCTCAGCACTACCAAACCCACCGCTAAACAGTGCCTTTAAgcaccacatccacacatctcgTAAATCGCTccaggatggtgactccatcgcTTCCGTGGAGATCATCCTAGAGTCGGGTCTGTTTGTAGCATTGGGTTGAGTATTTTGACTCCATGAGCCAGGCCTGGCACAGAGCTTGCTTGTTTTGATGAAAGTTAAGATTTAAATgctcaagtattggaaggctgcagtggaAGCAACAGATTACAGTTTACGGTCCTGTCAGTAGTTTGCATTCCAAACACTGCCAGCATAAGGAACCTACTGTTGCCATTCTAGGATGGATAACCAATAAAGTAGTTAAAGAAATGGAAGACTGAAGCATGGCTATTAAAAATGATGATACTGGTTAGATGCTGGAATGATCCTACCAATGAAtcgctgcttttttttttggacataAAACAAGAGGGGTTTACAATTTAGTGCTGAACAGgcattgtttgtttgtacaggaaaagaaggagTTTGAACAGAAATTTTCTAAAGAGCAAGCAGCACTGAGAGAACAGCTACAGGTAAGGCAGAGCTTTCACTACAGTAACATGACCTGGCTGCTGTCCTTGTCTGGATTACTGAGCACTGTGTCTTCATCTTGGAAGCCAACATCCTTTCAGGAGAACTGGGAGAGCCAGTTAGCTAGATTGTACTTAAATGCAAGAGCTCTTTGTCTCACTGGATTATCCCTCTGTGGCAGCAGGGATGTTGTGGTTGCGAGCAGAGATTTCCTGCACTgagctcctttttctttctccaaggTTCACATCCAGACGATTGGAATCCTAGTTTCTGAGAAATCTGAGTTGCAGACAGCCCTTGGACATACTCAACAAGCTGCACGACAGAAATCAGGTAATTGACTTGGAGCACTCCAGCTCGAGCTGTTGGTTAAACTGGATTTCAAGTCAGAGGCACgatggctgctggctgccagctcaCAGCACTTGTTGGTTCCTTAATGAGCAATACTTGGCACCGTCACCACTTCTGTCATCATAGCTGCCCCCAGATTGGAGCATGGTAATCCCATGGCAGTTGAGGTTCTTTTGTGCATCACTGAAGCCCTGTCAGCTCTGCTCGGGCCTGGTGACTACCCCAGActgttcttttctcattttcttcagattcttttaaaactttgttCCCTTtcatcgcccttcctcccacacAGCTGTCATGTTAATGTAGGTTTTACCCAGGCCTTTCATTCTCAACTAAATTTGAGCCATTTGCcctcataggaaaaaaaaaaaaccaacccaaaacatAGTGCCTCTTGCTCTGCAAAGGACATCTCATCATCTCCCTCTAAAACTGAGAAAGGTAGTTGCTGACAGAGAGCTTTACTGCTCAAGGTTGCTGGTGAATCACCCATACTGTCAGGAGTGGAAGCAGGTCGACCAATTTACAGAGCTCTGTATTGTTTTAAGAGCTTGTTGCTAAAGCAGAAAGTGCTGTTTAGCCTGTTCCGATAAGCCCTTTGTGGTTTAGTCTCAACTAACTCTGCTCTGACTTGCTTAGGAGAAGCTGAAGACCTTGCTGCTCGTTTACAGTCATCTCGCCAGAGGGTATCAGAGCTGGAACGCACTTTGTCCTCCATCTCCATGCAGCAAAAACAGTCAGAGAAGGTAAGAGCCACCTCTGTGCTTAAttagcagctctgcttttggcTAGTTGCTTGTCACTACGCTACTGTGAAGTCTGTAGCCCCTGCTtagagaagaggctgaaattAACCTTGTTAATTGTTAATTAACCTTGTTAAGTACTGTATTCTCATCAAGGCAAACCTTTCATGCAGATCTCTGTGACCACTAATCATATGGCCCAGTGGCTGCCTTCAGATCTGGCACCTTTCTACATGAGTCTTGCCAGCTCCACGCAACAGCATCTCTGACACCTCCTCCCAGGAGGGTCTCCATCAAACAGGCACTTTGCTATTGATACTCATCCAGAAGTTTGCAGAAATAACCTCACCATCAGTTAGTGGCATCATGTTCAGAAACACTGAGCAGATGAATTCCTGGCAAATCCATCCTTTGTGTGCAGTCTGATGGTGTAatgagctgcagcactggccAGCCAACTATAGTGATAGGTGAGGTTCTAAgaaaggctgtgctggggattTCACTCAAGTTATGACCTCTTCTGCATTAGCTAGTctgttaaaagtaaaataaggtAATCTTTGAACATTTCATTTGTATGGCTAAAGTCTCTAATTGAATCAAACATTTGTTCTTTCTCCAGCATAATAAAGAGTTGGTGAAGGAGCGAGACAACCTGAAACTAGAACTGTACAAACAGAGGTAAGCCTGTTTTGTGTGTTATTCCAGAGTAATGCTATTCTTCTCAATAGAGCCACAAAGCTTAGGAAGGGGCTTTGGCCACGGTTGGTGAGTTGGGAGGCCAGATAttcaatgtaaaaataataGTTTAAAAAAGCCAAAAGATTAGGTGGGTAATACAGCAATGGGACTCagtgcccagggaggctgtggattctccatTCTTGGAGTGTTCacaacagctgcacagagctgtgggtaACAAGATCTGGTGGTAGTATAGTCCTACTTTGAGAGGGAGGCTGGACAAGGTGACCTGCAGAGGCTTCTTCCAATCAACATTTCTATGACTCCCACTGCTGTGAACTCAATGACATGGGCACCTGCAAACCCATAGGAAATACACTGCTGCCACTTGAATGTTTTTGTGTTCGTTTCAGCAAAGGTAGtgaggaaataaagcagcagaactCAGAGCTGTCAGAGAAACTCCGCTCCGTGGTTTCTGAGAACTCAGCCATGAAGTTGGATGTGGAAGATTTACATAAGAAACTGGAAATGGCCGAACTGATGATTCAGCAGGTAATCACACTGCTGGGATGTGGGAGTAGATCACACTGATCATTTTAAGACTTGTTTCCTGGACACTGGGGGCAAGACTAAATTATGGGTCTTAAAGGCAGGCACAGCATCCCATCCTATTAGGAAAAGGTTTTCTGTGAGGTCTCTGAGGAGCAGGAAGGCTGTGCTCTTAGGGTTGAAAGACACTGTGATATCAGTCTGCTGAAAGAACGTTATACAGGTTGAGAAGGTGACTGAACATACAAGTGTGCAAATACAGTGACTTTTCTTGTCACTGTTCACTATTCTGGTTACCCAGCTGTCGTTCAGTGTCACTGAGAAACAAATTGAGTAGAGGTGCTTGCACCTATCCTATCAAGAGGCGAACTGGACAATGGCAACTTGGAGGTCAGCTGGATAAAGTCAAGCCAAGTATGATAATTAAAACGGGGATGTGTGGAGCCAGCTGTTAGCTGTTGGAGAGCAGGCTCAGTGGTAAGGTGAACCCACCATGGAAGAAACTTAAGTGGCTTAAGTTACCCATAAGATAAAGCCAATTGCTGCACTgctaggaaaaatattttgtcttacCTGAACCAGCCTTGCTGTTTAGTCCACCAATGTGTTCCAGACTCTGGCTTTAAATTCCTGGCACGTCTGACAACCTTAAAGTTCACAAGCATTCATACCATCTGATGTGTCTGCGTACGGCAGACTCTTGAAATGCAAAGTTTCTGAACCAAATGATTTGACTAAAGcccattttcttaattaaaaagtaGTAAACATAAAATGGAAGCAAGGGGCCACCTGGTTCAGCTTGTTTTACAGGACTAAATCTAAGGTTTTTGATTTTAGATGCCACTTTCAGTCAACTTTACAGTGAGTTGAAGCATTTTGAAGAGCTGTGGATGGTTATAACGTGGATCAAATGGCAGGCTAAAGTCAGGGGAGAGGCCAGACAGAAATGGAATATTAACATTTTGCCATAACCTTTTGATTTTTGTGGGCAGTTCTCAAATCATACGGGGAATGTGGATGCAAACCAGCAGTTACAGATGGCACTGGAAGAGAGGGCAAGTCTGGAAACCCAGATTACTCAGGTAAGTTGTTAATGTATTAAGTGCACTGATGATCCAAATCTGTAAAGAAACTTGTGTGGCAGAAGAATGCAGCCCGAGCTTTCCAAGGCTTTATCCCTTAAGTAGTCAGCCGTCCTTCAATGTATTCAGTTGGTACAATttcccttgttttgtttttatcagctTTCAGAGTCGCTTCACCAGCTCCGGGCAGAAAGAGATCAGTATGTAgagaaactgaaggaagaggGGAGCATTTGGCAGCAGCGTgtccagcagctctctgagcaggTAACCtcacagcagtgccacagctgcTTCCAGTGAACACAGGCTTAAGTGCAACAAGAGCACTGTTTTAACTTGAGCTTGTGTGCCCTTGCAGGTCCGCACAATggcagaggagaaggagaagcatGTGGCCCAAATTCAAGAGCTAGAAAGCAATgttacagagctgctgagcaaatCAGGTAGGACTTCCAGAGTGGGGCTTCATACTGCAGAGTACCAGCAGGTTAACTCTGTCCCCACTGTGCAAGTATTTGTATGTATACAAGTAGGTCTGATGCTCTCAAATCATGAAGAGAGCTGAAAGACTGGTAGCCCTATGAAACCTTTCATTCTAGCAGACAGCAAGCGAGCTACTGCCAGTAACTGCCCAGCAGATGGTTTATGTCTTTAGTTATCTGCCTTGCTGTACTGTTAGGCCCATGAGGTTGGGCAGGTAGGATTCTTGCTGGGTCTGAGAGAGGGAGTCAGCAGCACGCAGCAGGACACTgtggttttggggtggtttgCTTGCTTGCTCCTCTCAGTGCCCCGTTCCTCTGGATACTGCAGCTGGTGATAGTTCCTGGGTCACGGAGTCCTGCAGGTTGGGGTAtgttctgcacagctctgtgtgctaCCCAAGAGATTCAGCCCTCTGACCGATCTGCTTTTGATTCCATTTCCTCAGCAGTGAAACCCATGGATGTTGAGCCATCTTTACCAGCAGGACCtacagcagctgagctgagtCTGCAGGAAGAGATCAAGCGGCTGCAGCACGAAAAGGAGGAACTGCATGGGCAATACCAGGCCCAGGTCCGTGACAACGAGCAGCTGAGCCACCTCaaccaggagcaggaggagcggctgctggagctggagaagacAGTACAGCGCTACAATGAGGAGTCTGTGGACAGACAGCAGATCCTGGAGAGCATGCAGAGTGACAAGGCCACAATCAGCAGGGCGCTGAGCCAAAATCGagagctgaaggagcagctggcagagctgcagaatggGTTTGTCAAACTGGTATGTCTCTTTCGTGAATCTTTTCCCACTATTTCCCACGTTGGTGCAATCCTGTTGTAGCATAGATGTAAAAAACAACTGTCAGAACCGTCATCTGCCTTTATTTCCTTGGAGCTATGAGTGCTCAGCCTTCTGTGATATATATTGCCATACCAGGAGGTGCCCTGTAATTCCTTACTCTCTCAGGTGCTCTGGCAAACAAACCAATATCTCTGCCCAGAGCtgtatcctttttcttctcttctgctggcagccaggcgGTTTCTTTCCCCTGAGTATTCTTCCAGCTTTACtcatgaagaagaaattctcAACAGTCTtctgtcctgttgctgtcattGTTTCTGTCCTGAAGCTGAGTTCTTACTCTTGCTTCTTTCAATGTAACAGTTTCCCCTTTGGGGCCCTGGCACATAACACACGGTCTGgtcactgttttttcttcagatctTTCTGAACTTGTCTTCTTGGTTTTGAATGTCTATTGCTTTATTTGGGATGTTCATGTCACCCATCTGCTTTGGATCTGACAGGCTGTGTGATGTGCCAGGCCCCTCGTTGGCACTGTCCCAGCACTGATTCCCCCCCCTTTGCTCTTCTCCCATCTTCTCAGCCTTTTTTAAAGTTGATTACTGCCCTTATTTACAGCTCAGAACAACACAAGGGATGGTATCCCACTGTATCAGGAATTAGCGTGGTTTACTGATTTAGTTTATGAGAGCATATACTTATGGTGATTGGGGCAGTTTCCTTCTACAATGGTTTTGATTCTTgcagacaaatgaaaacatgGAGGTTACAAGTGCCCTACAGTCAGAGCAACACGTAAAGAAGGAGCTGGCTAAGAAGCTtgggcagctgcaggagaacCTGGGGGAGCTCAAAGAGACGGTAAGCAACAGCAGTAGGACGGCAGGGCAGGTGTGCGAGTTTATGCTAAGGAGAGCTGGAAACTTCCCAAACTTTGATGGAAAGATGGAAATAGGTATTGTTAACGATCAAGCTGAGAGCCCTCCTGTGTCATCTGCTATCTGATGTGGGGGACCAGCGTGTGGGGACAGATGGTGGCTGCCTGCCTCGGTGGTGGCTTTGGGGCAACACTGACAGTTTGGATCGTGCCACACGAGTCATCATCTTTTCTGGCAGAAATGATCTGATCTGATGGTTTTCTCATGTGTTGTTAGCTGGAACTGAAAACACAGGAGGCTCgggctctgcaggagcagcgGGACCAGTACTACGGCCACTTACAGCAGTATACTGTGGCATACCAGCAACTGGCTGCTGAGagggaggagctgcagaagcagtACTTGCTTCAGACGCAGCTGATGGACAGGCTGCAGCACGAGGAAGTTCAGGGGAAGGTGACAGTGGAAATGCACCTGAAGGAACTGCAGCAGACTAAGGTAATAATGAAGAGGGGCAAGTGGAAGGACTGGAGGCAAAATGCTTAATTACACTGCATCCTGTGCAATAGAGGTGAATTAGAGATGAATGATAATGATCTGGAGCAGAAGCACTGGTGCTCTTTTGTttgggtgtttgtttttgtggtgaTGCTGCTAGCGACTGTTTTCAGTTTGGCTTGTGCAGGTTTTAGTGAGGAGCTTTCTCACCGATGGTCTGCTTCTGTCTTGCAGGAAAGTCTGGAAGCTgtagcaaaggaaaacaaagagctgcAGGCCCAGATCAGTCAGttagcagcagagctggatggCAGGATGCTGCACAGACTAGATGGTGTGtaactgcagctgctctccagggACGGGAGGTGGAGCTGGGCTCTCTGGGGTATTCCCTCTTTGTTCACCTCCCTTCCTTTACAGGGGATGGAGTAGAAAGTGAAGTGAtgtctgaagaaatgaaaaacccTTCGTTTGTGATCCCAGAGAAGTTTGAAAGCCATGAAGAAATGGTGGGTCTTAATGGGTAGAAAAGCCTTTGTTCTCAGTTGTGAGCAAATGTCTGGAAGAGGTGGCAGATGAAATTGCAGAGGTTCCACAGTGTGTATTAAGTTGTTCATCAGCTGTGATCCCTGCAGCTGAGGCACAGGGAAGTGTTACAGTCCCTTTtacacagcagcaaaagaacCAACAAGATTCCTGCAGTACAGCTGAAAAATAAGCTGGCAGTCCAGCAATGGTTTTAATTACAAAGACAACTCAGCTGGCAGAGTGGCTCTAACTATTGTGATGATTGGTGTTCTCCTCGCTTTGGAAGGCAATTTGGAAATGGTGTTGAACATTACTAATTTTTTCTGTAAGTGTAGTTGTAACCAGAAAATACTGTGATCAAAGAGTTATTGTGGGAGTTGAGGTTTaacctgcagagaagaaatgatCTGTGCTACTAGAGAATGAGAAGACATGCAGTAGTTGCTGCCTGGGTTAGTCCTATGGGTTTCCTATCCATAAATAAAATGGGGTAAATTTCTGTTATTCTCTGTACCCTGGGATGCACAGTTGATCACACACTTCACATCAGGAAAATCACTAACGTGAGTCCTCTGCAATTCACCTTAGGTGACTTTCTTGACGTCTGCCATGTCCCAAGTGGAGAAGGAACGAGAAGAGATGAGGCAGCAGTTGGCTgttcagaaacagcagtgcagaaACCTCCTGCAGCAAATAGCAGCTCTTcggcaggagcagcagcataaCATCACACTGAGTGAAGGTAAATTCTGTACAGTGTGGGTACGGAGATGTGCCCCAACCTGGCCCTGCCCTCTGTGAAACAGACCTATGGGTTTATGAACGAATCACGCTTAAGCAGGCACTGTCAACTACAAATGTCCTTTCCAGATTCCACTATGGATAGTGTTCCAGTGGAGGTTCATGAGGCTTTAAAAACTGCCATGGAGAAACTACAGGTAAGCAAAGGATCTCCTGTTCTTTCTGCCCCTCTCCCTCACCTAGCTAGGTTTGCACCCAGTGCCAGACTCTTGAAGCACACACACGTTGCAGGGGAATAAGTAGCAGATGTTCTATGATAATAAACTACTTcctaaaaagcagctttcctcATGACTTCTCTCATCATAGGAGAGCTTCCCCCTACCCTGCCCAAAGACTGTAAGGGCCTAACACTCATCTACAGTCTTCTCCTaaagaaatagctgaaaaataGACTAATTTCGCCCTGCTGGGACGAAGCAGATCTCTCCAAGAACTGCAGACTAAGCGTGACCACAGTTGTGCTGGCCCAGCAATGAGAAGGCACTTTGTTCCCTCAGTCCTTCTGCTTCCCAAAATGCAGAGATGCTTTGCTGTGCCTTCTGTAGCTCTGTTCCTTTTTACTACCAAATCGGAGTAGTTGTTAAGGCAGCACGATTTGCTCCCTGGGCTCAGACCGATGTGAATGGAGGGTGCTGCCTTTAACGCGGATGTTGCCGTATGTGAGCAGCTGAGGTGACTCGTACCCATTTTTGTGTTCAGTCCCGTTTCACAGATCTGATACAGGAGAAAGCTGATCTGAAGGAACGGCTAGAAGAGCTGGAACATCGCTGCATACAGCTGTCTGGGGAAACAGACACCATTGGTATGTTTACACAACACAAGCTAGAGCTTTTGGAGCTGAGTCTGCCACATACCGAGCAGTTCAAGTCTTGCTGCCTAGATAGGCTGGGCTTCCAATCCAGGGCTGGATGTG
Coding sequences within it:
- the GOLGA2 gene encoding golgin subfamily A member 2 isoform X2, whose product is MRPEGEQRCSARAAASRAHRPHGHGAGHAGSWMPAARGTLGVVVPGPAVPSAPGNAFLRGNAQGTPRWGTARGKERLSPQRRRAVPAGRAGPSAAPRGPGGAVLRWGRCGAGRPGGDPPAVSAGPRSRTPPPWAGPESGHGGGPGRHSRPAPGEAGRAGSGAERGGGARPASGPGVGRALGAEPGCRPHRSARRLTWPGRGADMADGSRQSKLAAAKKKLKEYQQKNSPGATAGAKKKRKAKEGSRPETPTNDDRQSPENIQNILKVLVSDLNRSNGVAIPSLDKRKAYFDSDVATRNADQLAADVPVLSNSNSLPSCASVLPAPGSTQLTQIHEAEDRKNTLDENRSLSSTESLRQLSEQLNGLVAQSTSYVNGESGVSSTNIKEMETRYQELAVALDSSNLTNKQLITKIEELKQQNQEAVNQLEKEKKEFEQKFSKEQAALREQLQVHIQTIGILVSEKSELQTALGHTQQAARQKSGEAEDLAARLQSSRQRVSELERTLSSISMQQKQSEKHNKELVKERDNLKLELYKQSKGSEEIKQQNSELSEKLRSVVSENSAMKLDVEDLHKKLEMAELMIQQFSNHTGNVDANQQLQMALEERASLETQITQLSESLHQLRAERDQYVEKLKEEGSIWQQRVQQLSEQVRTMAEEKEKHVAQIQELESNVTELLSKSVKPMDVEPSLPAGPTAAELSLQEEIKRLQHEKEELHGQYQAQVRDNEQLSHLNQEQEERLLELEKTVQRYNEESVDRQQILESMQSDKATISRALSQNRELKEQLAELQNGFVKLTNENMEVTSALQSEQHVKKELAKKLGQLQENLGELKETLELKTQEARALQEQRDQYYGHLQQYTVAYQQLAAEREELQKQYLLQTQLMDRLQHEEVQGKVTVEMHLKELQQTKESLEAVAKENKELQAQISQLAAELDGRMLHRLDGDGVESEVMSEEMKNPSFVIPEKFESHEEMVTFLTSAMSQVEKEREEMRQQLAVQKQQCRNLLQQIAALRQEQQHNITLSEDSTMDSVPVEVHEALKTAMEKLQSRFTDLIQEKADLKERLEELEHRCIQLSGETDTIGEYIALYQSQRAILKQRHQEKEEYISRLAQDKEEMKIKLLELQDLVMRLVKERNEWYSKYVAAAQSPELLASQNEKALPVERRIELNATDGEGLREVNLADEAEQDAAALHQSSFYPTDTKAAQPSQEDPTAKQIMQLLREIQNPQERSGSLLENPCIPFFYRADENDEVKIMVV